In Clostridium sp. SY8519, one genomic interval encodes:
- the ilvD gene encoding dihydroxy-acid dehydratase, translated as MRSDNVNKGMQQAPHRSLFNALGFTAEEMQKPLVGIVNGYNEIVPGHMNLDKICQAVKLGVAEAGGMPVEFPAIAVCDGIAMGHIGMKYSLVTRDLIADSIEAMAMAHQFDALVMIPNCDKTVPGMLMAAARLNIPTVFVSGGPMLAGRVNNHKTSLSSMFEAVGSYAAGKMDADGVLDFEEHACPTCGSCSGMYTANSMNCLTESLGMGLPGNGTIPAVYSDRIKLAKHAGMAVMNMLEKDIKPLDIMTRDAFMNALTMDMALGCSTNSMLHLPAIAHEAGIEIDLDVANAMSDKTPNLCHLAPAGPTYMEDLNNAGGVYAVMNELNKLNLLHTDCMTVTGKTIGENMKGRINRDPEVIRPVDHPYSKTGGIAVLKGNIAPDSGVVKRSAVAPEMMVHEGPARVFDCEEDAITAIKGGKINPGDVVVIRYEGPKGGPGMREMLNPTSAIIGMGLGSTVALLTDGRFSGASRGAAIGHISPEAAVGGPIALVEEGDIIKINIPENTLNVDVPDEVLAERKKKWQPREPRVTTGYLARYAAMVTSGNTGAVLKVPGKED; from the coding sequence ATGAGAAGTGATAACGTAAACAAAGGCATGCAGCAGGCACCCCACAGATCACTGTTTAATGCGCTGGGATTTACCGCGGAAGAAATGCAGAAACCGCTGGTAGGCATTGTAAACGGATACAATGAAATCGTTCCCGGTCACATGAACCTGGATAAAATCTGCCAGGCAGTAAAGCTGGGTGTAGCAGAAGCCGGCGGTATGCCGGTGGAATTTCCCGCCATCGCGGTCTGCGACGGAATTGCCATGGGCCATATCGGAATGAAATATTCTCTGGTAACCCGTGACCTGATTGCGGATTCCATCGAGGCCATGGCCATGGCACATCAGTTTGACGCGCTGGTTATGATCCCCAACTGCGATAAAACAGTTCCGGGCATGCTGATGGCTGCAGCCCGTCTGAATATCCCCACGGTATTCGTAAGCGGCGGTCCCATGCTGGCAGGACGTGTCAATAATCATAAGACCTCCCTTTCTTCCATGTTTGAGGCAGTCGGTTCTTATGCGGCTGGAAAGATGGACGCAGACGGCGTACTGGACTTTGAAGAGCATGCATGCCCGACCTGCGGTTCCTGCTCCGGTATGTATACCGCAAACTCCATGAACTGCCTGACCGAATCCCTGGGTATGGGACTTCCCGGAAACGGTACCATCCCGGCAGTTTATTCCGATCGTATCAAACTGGCAAAACATGCCGGCATGGCGGTTATGAATATGCTGGAGAAAGACATAAAACCTCTGGACATCATGACACGGGACGCGTTCATGAATGCGCTGACCATGGATATGGCACTGGGATGCTCCACAAACTCCATGCTGCATCTTCCGGCCATCGCCCATGAAGCAGGAATCGAAATCGATCTGGATGTGGCAAATGCCATGAGCGACAAGACACCGAACCTGTGCCATCTGGCACCGGCAGGCCCTACCTACATGGAAGACCTGAACAATGCCGGCGGTGTCTATGCGGTAATGAATGAATTAAACAAATTAAATCTTCTGCATACAGACTGCATGACGGTTACCGGCAAGACCATCGGTGAGAACATGAAAGGCCGGATTAACCGTGATCCGGAAGTCATCCGTCCGGTAGATCATCCTTACAGCAAAACCGGCGGCATTGCCGTACTGAAAGGAAATATTGCCCCGGATTCCGGCGTGGTAAAACGTTCTGCCGTGGCTCCGGAGATGATGGTGCACGAAGGACCTGCCCGGGTATTTGACTGTGAAGAGGATGCCATCACCGCAATCAAGGGCGGCAAGATCAACCCGGGTGATGTGGTAGTCATCCGCTATGAGGGCCCGAAGGGCGGACCCGGCATGCGTGAGATGCTGAATCCGACTTCCGCGATTATCGGCATGGGTCTCGGATCCACTGTGGCACTGCTGACAGACGGACGTTTCTCCGGCGCTTCCCGCGGCGCGGCTATCGGACATATTTCTCCGGAGGCAGCAGTGGGTGGCCCCATTGCACTGGTCGAAGAGGGCGATATCATCAAAATCAACATCCCGGAGAATACACTGAATGTGGATGTTCCGGATGAAGTACTGGCAGAAAGAAAGAAAAAATGGCAGCCGAGAGAACCGCGTGTAACCACCGGATACCTGGCACGTTACGCTGCAATGGTTACTTCCGGTAATACAGGAGCGGTACTGAAAGTTCCTGGGAAAGAGGATTAA
- a CDS encoding mechanosensitive ion channel family protein, which produces MLISLTSAAASSSGEELTKQLNEVSKPVSFDWSSLVQWFNSSLPGLVNIGIKVVLALVVFFVGRRIIRALKKPIRRMIDRTSLDTGVKQFFSQVIGLVLYVVLILLILAVFGIPASNAAAVIASLGLTAGLALQGSLSNFAGGFLILILHPFRVGDYIREDSNGNEGIVEEIQLCYTKLRTSDRKTLVLPNGALSNSSLTNFSRNGNMAVNFSLKVPLNADTVQIQEDLKEILNRYPNRCKDVPVSAFIRGLTGDGAEIGYRMYVPVSDYWNCTGVIYEEVRRYLIEAKIPIPAQHMEIRLEQQLPV; this is translated from the coding sequence ATGCTGATATCACTTACATCCGCGGCAGCGTCTTCTTCCGGGGAGGAACTGACCAAACAGCTGAATGAAGTCAGCAAACCGGTGTCCTTTGACTGGTCTTCGCTGGTTCAATGGTTTAACAGCAGCCTGCCGGGACTGGTAAATATCGGGATCAAAGTGGTCCTTGCCCTTGTGGTCTTTTTTGTGGGACGCAGGATCATACGCGCACTGAAAAAGCCAATCCGCAGGATGATTGACCGAACGTCCCTGGATACCGGGGTGAAACAGTTCTTTTCCCAGGTGATCGGACTGGTGCTTTATGTGGTTCTGATTCTTCTGATCCTGGCAGTCTTCGGTATCCCCGCCAGCAACGCGGCGGCGGTCATTGCCTCCCTGGGACTGACCGCAGGGCTGGCGCTGCAGGGGAGCCTGTCGAATTTTGCCGGAGGATTTCTGATCCTGATTCTGCATCCCTTTCGGGTAGGGGACTATATCCGGGAAGATTCCAATGGAAACGAGGGGATCGTGGAGGAAATCCAGCTGTGTTATACCAAACTTCGGACCTCTGACCGGAAAACCCTGGTGCTGCCGAATGGCGCGCTGTCCAACAGCAGTCTGACGAATTTCAGCCGCAACGGGAATATGGCGGTGAATTTCAGTTTAAAAGTTCCGCTGAACGCGGATACGGTTCAGATCCAGGAAGATTTAAAAGAAATCCTGAACCGGTACCCGAATCGCTGCAAGGATGTGCCGGTCAGCGCGTTTATCCGGGGGCTTACCGGGGACGGGGCTGAGATCGGGTACCGTATGTATGTGCCGGTCAGCGATTACTGGAACTGCACCGGAGTGATTTATGAAGAAGTACGGCGCTATTTAATTGAGGCGAAGATTCCGATTCCCGCGCAGCATATGGAGATCCGTCTGGAACAGCAGCTTCCGGTATAA
- the leuB gene encoding 3-isopropylmalate dehydrogenase, with translation MVYHVGVISGDGIGPEVVNEAKKVLNKVGEKFGHTFEYDEILMGGVSIDATGEPLTNHAIAQAKASDAVLMGSIGGNTSTSPWYQLPPDKRPEAGLLKLRKALNLFANLRPAHLYEELKAACPLRPDISGDGFDLMIMRELTGGLYFGKRSTETVDGVLTATDTLTYNENEIRRIAVKAFDIARKRRRKVTSVDKANVLDSSRLWRKIVEEVAVDYPDVSYEHMLVDNAAMQLVRDPRQFDVILTENMFGDILSDEASMVTGSLGMLASASLNDTKFGLYEPSGGSAPDIAGKGIANPIATILSAAMMLRYSFDLDQEAAAVENAVTQLLKDQYRTIDIMPHDEEDRKKVTQIGTVQAGDLICERI, from the coding sequence ATGGTCTATCATGTTGGTGTGATTTCCGGTGACGGAATCGGACCGGAAGTTGTTAACGAAGCGAAAAAAGTGTTAAATAAAGTCGGAGAAAAGTTCGGCCATACCTTTGAATATGACGAGATTCTGATGGGTGGGGTGTCCATTGACGCCACCGGTGAGCCCCTGACCAATCATGCCATTGCGCAGGCCAAGGCATCGGATGCGGTTCTGATGGGATCCATCGGCGGCAATACCAGCACATCGCCCTGGTATCAGCTTCCGCCGGACAAACGGCCGGAAGCGGGATTATTAAAGCTGAGAAAAGCCCTGAATCTTTTCGCAAATCTCCGCCCGGCGCATCTGTATGAAGAACTGAAGGCGGCATGTCCGCTGCGCCCGGACATCAGCGGGGACGGTTTTGACCTGATGATTATGCGGGAACTGACCGGCGGGCTTTATTTCGGAAAGAGAAGCACGGAGACCGTGGACGGTGTGCTGACAGCGACAGACACCCTGACGTACAATGAAAACGAGATCCGGCGGATTGCCGTCAAGGCCTTTGACATTGCCCGCAAACGCCGCAGAAAAGTAACCAGTGTGGATAAGGCAAATGTGCTGGATTCCTCCAGACTCTGGAGAAAAATCGTGGAAGAGGTGGCTGTGGACTATCCGGACGTATCCTATGAGCATATGCTGGTGGATAACGCGGCCATGCAGCTGGTAAGAGATCCCCGTCAGTTTGATGTGATCCTGACAGAGAACATGTTCGGCGATATCCTTTCGGATGAAGCCAGCATGGTTACCGGTTCCCTGGGAATGCTGGCATCCGCCAGTCTGAACGATACCAAGTTCGGCCTGTATGAGCCCAGCGGCGGATCCGCGCCGGATATCGCCGGCAAAGGCATCGCAAATCCGATTGCGACGATCCTGTCCGCGGCTATGATGCTTCGGTATTCCTTTGATCTGGATCAGGAGGCGGCGGCTGTAGAAAATGCAGTGACACAGCTGCTGAAAGATCAGTACCGTACCATTGATATCATGCCCCATGATGAGGAAGATCGGAAAAAAGTCACACAGATCGGCACAGTCCAGGCCGGTGACCTGATCTGCGAGAGAATCTGA
- the ilvB gene encoding biosynthetic-type acetolactate synthase large subunit: protein MLLTGAEIVIECLKEQGVDTVFGYPGGAILNIYDELYKHADEIHHVLTSHEQGASHAADGYARSTGRVGVCFATSGPGATNLVTGIGTAYMDSVPVVAITCNVGVPLLGKDSFQEVDIAGITMPITKHNFIVKDVNRLADTIRRAFRIARSGRPGPVLVDIPKDVTGAKAEFIRRPVEIPPRSTERISNESLHHAVSMIQSSRKPFIFVGGGAVISEASSELKEFVEKVQAPVCDSLMGKGAFSGTDPLYAGMLGMHGTKASNLGVSRCDLLIAIGTRFSDRVIGNAKRFAADAQILHIDVDPAEVNKNIHTDECIIGDVREVLARLNQLLTRQNHDPWIAEVEEYKQKYPMRYSEQGLCGPYMMEEIYRQTKGDAIIVAEVGQHQMWAAQYYKYSRPRTYLTSGGLGTMGFGLGAAIGAQMANPDKQVVNIAGDGCFRMNFNEILTAVREQVPLIEVIVNNSVLGMVHQWQKLFYGKRYSNTSFTDDVDFVRVAEALGARGFRVSTREEFQEAFAAALKENGPVVLDCRIGSDDNVWPMVAPGDSIGNAFDEADYSKKIQNK from the coding sequence ATGCTTTTAACTGGAGCAGAAATCGTAATCGAATGTTTGAAAGAACAGGGGGTGGACACCGTCTTCGGTTATCCGGGCGGTGCCATCCTGAATATCTATGATGAGCTGTACAAGCACGCAGACGAAATTCACCATGTGCTGACGTCCCATGAGCAGGGGGCATCCCATGCGGCAGACGGCTATGCCCGCTCTACCGGCAGGGTAGGTGTCTGTTTCGCCACTTCCGGTCCCGGCGCCACAAACCTTGTGACAGGAATCGGAACTGCCTATATGGATTCCGTTCCCGTGGTTGCCATCACCTGCAATGTGGGCGTGCCGCTCCTTGGAAAGGACAGTTTCCAGGAAGTGGATATCGCGGGCATCACCATGCCGATCACCAAGCATAATTTTATCGTAAAAGATGTGAACCGTCTGGCAGATACCATCCGCCGCGCCTTCCGAATTGCCAGAAGCGGCAGACCGGGGCCGGTTCTGGTGGACATCCCGAAGGATGTGACTGGCGCGAAGGCAGAGTTTATCCGCAGACCGGTGGAAATTCCGCCGCGCAGTACCGAACGGATCAGCAATGAAAGTCTTCACCATGCTGTTTCCATGATCCAGTCTTCCCGCAAGCCTTTTATTTTTGTGGGAGGCGGCGCGGTGATTTCCGAAGCCAGCAGCGAACTGAAGGAGTTTGTGGAAAAAGTACAGGCTCCGGTCTGTGATTCGCTCATGGGAAAAGGGGCCTTCAGCGGAACGGATCCGCTGTATGCCGGCATGCTTGGCATGCACGGAACCAAGGCATCCAACCTGGGTGTCAGCCGCTGCGATCTTCTCATCGCCATCGGCACCCGTTTCAGCGACCGTGTGATCGGCAACGCGAAACGGTTTGCCGCGGATGCGCAGATTCTCCATATTGATGTGGATCCGGCAGAAGTCAACAAAAATATCCATACGGATGAATGCATCATCGGTGATGTCCGGGAAGTCCTGGCTCGCCTGAACCAGCTGCTGACCAGACAGAACCATGATCCGTGGATCGCGGAGGTGGAGGAATACAAGCAGAAATATCCCATGCGGTACAGTGAGCAGGGACTCTGCGGCCCGTATATGATGGAAGAAATCTACCGTCAGACCAAAGGAGACGCCATCATTGTGGCGGAAGTGGGACAGCACCAGATGTGGGCAGCCCAATATTACAAATACAGCAGGCCCCGGACCTATCTCACATCCGGCGGACTGGGGACCATGGGATTCGGCCTGGGCGCCGCCATCGGCGCACAGATGGCAAACCCGGACAAACAGGTGGTCAACATCGCCGGTGACGGATGTTTCCGCATGAATTTCAATGAGATTCTGACCGCTGTCCGGGAACAGGTGCCCCTGATTGAAGTCATTGTCAACAATTCCGTTCTGGGAATGGTGCATCAGTGGCAGAAACTTTTTTACGGAAAGCGTTACTCCAATACATCGTTTACCGATGACGTGGATTTTGTCCGGGTGGCGGAAGCCCTGGGAGCCAGGGGATTCCGCGTCAGCACACGGGAAGAGTTCCAGGAGGCATTTGCCGCAGCCCTGAAGGAAAACGGACCGGTTGTCCTGGACTGCAGGATTGGAAGCGATGACAACGTATGGCCCATGGTAGCCCCTGGGGATTCCATCGGAAACGCATTCGATGAAGCTGATTATTCCAAAAAAATTCAGAATAAATAA
- a CDS encoding DUF1015 domain-containing protein — protein MATIKPFRCIRPCREKASRIAALPYDVYNEAEAREETAREPESFLRIDRPETQFPPGTDMYADEVYRKAHDLLWEMVDCGDFVREETPCYYIYELTMNGRTQTGITACASIDDYQNGVIRKHENTREEKELDRIRHVDACNAQTGPIFLAYRSSEPINAVVSRTKEKEPVYDFTAPDGVRHTVWIISDPADIGQIQQAFAAIDSIYIADGHHRSASAVKVGLKRRREHPDYDGSEPFNYFLSVLFPDDQLYIMDYNRVLKDLNGLTPEEFLQKLREVFEVSLLTGSEHHPQQKGEFTAYLDGNWYLCRIKPENRSEDPVNGLDVSLLQNLFLEPVLGIKDPKTDPRIDFVGGIRGTEELERRCGTDCRAAFAMYPTSIHELFAVADAGRLMPPKSTWFEPKLRSGLFIHEI, from the coding sequence ATGGCAACCATAAAACCATTCCGATGCATTCGCCCATGCAGGGAGAAGGCCTCCCGTATCGCGGCGCTGCCCTATGATGTATATAACGAAGCGGAGGCCCGTGAGGAAACCGCAAGAGAACCGGAGTCCTTCCTCCGGATTGACCGGCCGGAAACACAGTTTCCGCCGGGAACAGACATGTACGCTGATGAGGTTTACCGGAAGGCACACGATCTGCTGTGGGAAATGGTAGACTGCGGCGATTTTGTCCGGGAAGAGACGCCCTGCTACTATATTTATGAACTGACCATGAACGGACGCACTCAGACCGGAATTACAGCCTGCGCGTCCATCGATGACTATCAGAACGGTGTTATCCGCAAACACGAAAACACCCGGGAGGAAAAAGAACTGGATCGTATCCGCCATGTGGATGCCTGCAATGCGCAGACCGGTCCGATCTTTCTGGCCTACCGTTCCAGCGAACCGATTAACGCTGTGGTTTCCCGGACAAAAGAAAAGGAGCCGGTGTACGATTTTACTGCTCCGGACGGCGTCCGGCATACCGTATGGATTATTTCTGATCCGGCGGATATCGGTCAGATTCAGCAGGCTTTTGCGGCCATTGACAGCATTTATATAGCGGACGGTCACCATCGGAGCGCTTCCGCCGTGAAAGTCGGTCTGAAGCGACGCAGGGAACATCCGGATTATGACGGCAGTGAACCCTTTAATTACTTTTTGTCCGTGCTGTTTCCGGATGATCAGCTCTACATTATGGATTACAACCGGGTACTGAAAGATCTGAACGGCCTGACACCGGAGGAATTCCTTCAGAAACTCCGGGAAGTATTTGAGGTCTCCCTGCTGACCGGTTCGGAACACCATCCGCAGCAGAAGGGCGAGTTTACTGCATATTTGGATGGAAACTGGTATCTGTGCCGGATCAAACCGGAAAACCGTTCCGAGGATCCGGTCAATGGCCTGGATGTATCCCTGCTTCAGAATCTTTTCCTGGAGCCGGTGCTTGGGATCAAAGATCCGAAGACAGATCCGCGCATTGATTTTGTCGGCGGCATCCGGGGAACGGAAGAGCTGGAACGCCGGTGTGGCACGGACTGCCGGGCAGCCTTTGCCATGTATCCCACATCGATTCACGAGCTTTTTGCAGTGGCTGACGCGGGACGGTTGATGCCGCCGAAATCCACCTGGTTTGAACCGAAGTTACGAAGCGGACTGTTTATTCACGAAATCTGA
- a CDS encoding cold shock domain-containing protein — MQQGTVKWFNAKKGYGFISDAEGNDVFVHFSALNMDGFKELKDGESVEFEVVQGEKGPQAANVNRIS, encoded by the coding sequence ATGCAGCAAGGTACAGTAAAATGGTTTAATGCGAAAAAAGGATACGGATTTATTTCCGATGCCGAGGGAAATGATGTATTCGTTCATTTCTCCGCACTGAACATGGATGGATTCAAAGAACTGAAAGATGGGGAATCTGTTGAGTTCGAAGTTGTCCAGGGCGAGAAGGGGCCTCAGGCAGCAAATGTGAACCGCATCAGCTAA
- the serC gene encoding 3-phosphoserine/phosphohydroxythreonine transaminase, with protein MSRVYNFSAGPATLPEEVLKEAQEEMMDYRGCGMSVMEMSHRSSMFQDIIDEAEKDIRELVGIPDNYTVLFLQGGGTAQFAAVPLNLMRNGKADYIITGNWAKKAYEEAQKYLDAKAIASSADKTFTYIPDCSDLPIREDADYVYICENNTIYGTTYWNLPNTKGKDLVSDASSCFLSRPVDITKYGVYYGGVQKNVGPAGMAIVIVRNDLIREDVPKYTPTILNWKTFADKQSLYNTPPCWNIYMCGKTFKWIKQMGGLEGMHKHNQEKAKILYDYLDNNDMFKGTVRKEDRSLMNVPFVIGDKDLEAKFVAESKAAGFENLKGHRTVGGMRASIYNAMPTQGVIDLVAFMKQFEKDNKDALVK; from the coding sequence ATGAGCAGAGTGTATAATTTTTCTGCAGGTCCGGCTACCCTGCCGGAAGAAGTGCTGAAAGAAGCACAGGAAGAAATGATGGATTACCGCGGATGCGGTATGTCGGTAATGGAGATGAGTCACCGTTCCTCCATGTTCCAGGATATTATCGATGAAGCAGAGAAAGATATCCGTGAACTGGTAGGAATCCCGGATAACTATACCGTATTATTTCTTCAGGGTGGCGGTACCGCTCAGTTCGCGGCTGTTCCGCTGAATCTGATGCGCAACGGCAAAGCAGATTATATTATCACCGGCAACTGGGCAAAGAAAGCTTACGAAGAAGCACAGAAATATCTGGATGCGAAGGCAATCGCTTCTTCCGCTGACAAGACATTTACCTATATCCCGGATTGTTCCGACCTTCCGATTCGTGAGGATGCAGACTATGTATATATCTGCGAGAACAATACCATTTACGGAACCACATACTGGAATCTGCCCAACACCAAAGGCAAAGATCTGGTATCGGATGCCTCCTCCTGCTTCCTGTCCCGCCCGGTTGACATCACAAAGTACGGCGTATACTACGGCGGCGTACAGAAAAATGTAGGCCCGGCCGGCATGGCGATTGTCATCGTGCGCAACGACCTGATCCGTGAAGATGTGCCGAAGTACACACCGACCATCTTAAACTGGAAGACTTTCGCGGATAAACAGTCCCTGTACAACACACCGCCTTGCTGGAATATCTATATGTGCGGCAAAACCTTCAAATGGATCAAGCAGATGGGCGGCCTGGAAGGCATGCACAAGCATAATCAGGAAAAGGCAAAGATCCTTTACGATTATCTGGACAATAATGATATGTTCAAGGGAACCGTACGGAAAGAGGACCGTTCTCTGATGAATGTGCCTTTTGTCATCGGTGACAAAGATCTGGAAGCTAAGTTTGTGGCAGAATCCAAAGCTGCAGGTTTTGAAAACCTGAAGGGTCATCGTACCGTAGGCGGCATGCGCGCATCGATTTACAACGCAATGCCGACCCAGGGTGTCATCGATCTGGTTGCGTTTATGAAGCAGTTTGAGAAAGACAACAAAGATGCCCTTGTGAAATAA
- a CDS encoding phosphoglycerate dehydrogenase yields MIKYTTLNPIAACGLDLFTDEYEKTEELKDADIALVRSAAMHDLALPKQLIAIARAGAGVNNIPLDKCAEQGIVVFNSPGANANGVKELVLAGMLLASRDILGGIDWVKANASDDGIAKSAEKAKKQFAGCEIAGKKLGVIGLGAIGVRVANAALALGMDVVGYDPYLSVNAAWSISRDVHRVNDPAEIYKTCDYITIHVPLLESTKGMISREAIASMKETAVVLNFARDTLVDEEAMVEALAAGKVAKYVVDFPSAKTAGKEGCIVIPHLGASTAESEDNCAVMAVDEIMDYVSNGNIRNSVNYPACEMGTCEAASRIAIMHKNAKSSISKYTTILGDADINIAEMKNSSRGDYAYTLIDLDEPASDELIRTLSEVDGVIRVRVVK; encoded by the coding sequence ATGATTAAGTATACAACTTTAAATCCCATCGCAGCCTGCGGTCTGGATTTATTTACCGATGAATATGAGAAAACAGAAGAGCTCAAAGACGCTGATATTGCACTGGTCCGCAGTGCCGCAATGCATGACCTTGCGCTTCCCAAACAGCTGATTGCCATTGCCCGGGCCGGCGCAGGTGTGAACAACATCCCGCTGGACAAATGCGCGGAGCAGGGAATTGTCGTATTTAATTCCCCCGGAGCAAATGCCAACGGCGTCAAAGAGCTGGTACTGGCCGGCATGCTTCTGGCAAGCAGGGATATCCTGGGCGGAATTGACTGGGTGAAGGCAAATGCCTCCGATGACGGCATCGCCAAATCTGCGGAAAAAGCGAAAAAACAGTTTGCAGGCTGTGAGATTGCCGGCAAGAAGCTGGGCGTCATCGGTCTGGGTGCCATCGGTGTCCGCGTCGCAAATGCAGCCCTTGCTTTGGGAATGGATGTCGTAGGTTACGACCCCTATCTGTCTGTGAATGCTGCATGGTCGATTTCCAGAGATGTACATCGTGTGAATGATCCGGCAGAAATCTATAAAACCTGTGATTATATCACAATTCATGTGCCGCTGCTTGAGAGCACCAAGGGCATGATCAGCCGGGAGGCAATCGCTTCCATGAAGGAGACTGCCGTTGTCCTGAACTTTGCCAGAGATACACTGGTAGACGAGGAGGCTATGGTAGAAGCCCTGGCAGCCGGCAAAGTTGCGAAATATGTCGTGGATTTCCCTTCCGCCAAAACAGCAGGAAAAGAGGGATGCATTGTCATTCCTCATCTGGGCGCTTCCACTGCCGAGTCCGAGGATAACTGCGCAGTCATGGCTGTGGATGAGATCATGGATTATGTGTCCAATGGAAATATCCGCAATTCTGTCAACTACCCGGCCTGTGAGATGGGCACCTGTGAAGCTGCAAGCCGTATTGCGATTATGCATAAAAACGCGAAATCTTCCATCAGCAAATATACGACGATTCTCGGCGACGCAGACATTAACATCGCAGAAATGAAAAACAGCAGCAGGGGGGATTACGCCTATACCCTGATCGATCTGGACGAACCGGCATCGGACGAGCTGATTCGTACCCTGAGCGAAGTGGACGGTGTGATCCGTGTACGCGTTGTAAAATAG